The Osmia bicornis bicornis chromosome 9, iOsmBic2.1, whole genome shotgun sequence genome has a segment encoding these proteins:
- the LOC114879356 gene encoding uncharacterized protein LOC114879356: MEGTIKPPGPLSNKGNMAENWMRWKKDFMIFLELSNFIDKSQDIKAYLLRNYIGEVGLNVIQKINVADRDNIYALLAKLDTFFNPVNEVEARYNFFTRHKQRNESIEAYITDLKRKAETCNFGKLTDSLIRDKVVADLNDKVLRKKLFEVQNLDLPKLVSMCNEHNVVITQKQQASSEDTKQKKGDSCCWRCKQKHPFNRCPAWNFKCAHCNELHHFNYCCPRNNPSNKKRQETNKCNLPTAPLPSNRDRVYPDLRYVDTPEHSNESYQQNATLPINGQRSTQTANANPNFKEGVAVENSCILS; the protein is encoded by the exons ATGGAAGGCACCATTAAACCTCCAGGTCCATTATCCAACAAGGGAAATATGGCTGAAAATTGGATGAGATGGAAGAAAGATTTTATGATCTTCTTGGAACTTAGTAACTTCATTGATAAATCCCAAGATATAAAAGCTTACCTTCTGAGAAACTACATAGGAGAAGTTGGTCTAAATGTTATACAGAAAATAAATGTAGCAGATAGAGATAATATATATGCATTACTGGCAAAGCTTGATACATTCTTTAATCCTGTAAATGAAGTTGAGGCTAGATATAACTTTTTTACTAGGCATAAACAAAGAAATGAATCTATTGAAGCTTATATTACTGACTTAAAA AGGAAGGCAGAAACTTGTAATTTTGGGAAGTTGACAGACAGTTTAATTAGAGATAAAGTAGTTGCTGATTTAAACGATAAAGTACtcaggaaaaagttgtttgaaGTACAAAATCTTGATTTGCCAAAATTAGTGTCAATGTGCAACGAACATAATGTTGTTATAACACAAAAACAACAAGCTTCCTCAGAAGATACTAAGCAGAAAAAAGGAGACTCCTGCTGTTGGAGATGTAAACAAAAACATCCTTTCAATCGTTGTCCCGCTTGGAATTTCAAATGTGCACATTGTAATGAACTTCATCACTTCAATTACTGTTGTCCAAGAAACAATCCTTCAAATAAGAAAAGACAGGAAACAAATAAATGCAAC CTTCCTACTGCACCATTACCCTCTAACCGTGACCGAGTTTATCCGGATTTAAGATACGTTGATACACCCGAACATTCG AATGAAAGTTACCAGCAAAATGCAACATTG CCTATAAATGGACAGAGAAGTACGCAAACAGCAAACGCAAATCCCAATTTTAAAGAGGGGGTTGCAGTAGAAAACTCGTGTATACTCTCATAG
- the LOC114879358 gene encoding ATP synthase subunit e, mitochondrial yields MSAIAAAAKPLHVSPLIKVTRWSLLLLGVVYGTIHQKRFEKKEAILREEELRLKPIRDAKLAEERKIQQEAERQMILDWEGKK; encoded by the exons ATGTCGGCCATCGCAGCAGCTGCAAAGCCTTTACACGTCTCCCCTTTAATTAAA GTTACCAGATGGAGTCTATTATTGCTTGGTGTTGTTTATGGAACAATTCATCAGAAAAGGTTTGAGAAGAAAGAAGCAATTCTTCGTGAAGAAGAACTTAGATTGAAACCTATCAGAGATGCTAAACTGgcagaagaaagaaagattcAACAAGAAG CTGAACGACAGATGATATTAGATTgggaaggaaaaaaataa
- the LOC114879357 gene encoding dihydropteridine reductase isoform X2, translating into MQLPKYPIIQKFCHQRKISLAYKVEADLLVRNSAHWVGSIDMKANEQADINVIVKPENNWQEQEVDILQQVTNTLKGNKVDAIICVAGGWAGGNASHKDFVKNCELMWKQSVWSSVIASSIAAHHLKEGGFLSLTGAKAALAGTPGMIGYGMAKAAVHQLTKSLADKDSGLPKDSLVTAILPVTLDTPMNRKWMSNADTSSWTPLEFVADLFWKWSQNQERPINGSLLQLITNNNKTELITA; encoded by the exons ATGCAACTACCTAAATACCCCATAATCCAAAAATTTTGCCATCAACGTAAAATAAGTTTAGCATATAAAGTGGAGGCTGACTTGCTAGTCAGGAACAGTGCACAC TGGGTTGGTTCTATTGATATGAAGGCAAATGAGCAAGCTGATATAAATGTGATTGTAAAGCCTGAAAATAATTGGCAAGAGCAG GAAGTTGATATTCTGCAACAAGTTACTAATACTTTGAAAGGTAATAAAGTAGATGCGATAATTTGTGTAGCTGGTGGATGGGCTGGTGGAAATGCATCTCATAAAGATTTTGTAAAGAACTGTGAGCTCATGTGGAAACAGAGTGTATGGAGTTCAGTTATTGCTAGTAGTATTGCTGCACATCATTTAAAGGAGGGGGGATTCTTGTCACTGACTGGTGCCAAAGCAGCATTAGCAGGAACACCAG GAATGATTGGATATGGGATGGCCAAAGCTGCAGTTCACCAGCTAACTAAGTCTTTAGCAGATAAAGATAGTGGTCTTCCAAAGGATTCCTTAGTTACTGCAATTTTACCAGTTACTTTAGATACACCTATGAATAGAAAATGGATGTCCAATGCTGATACATCTAGTTGGACCCCACTTGAATTTGTTGCAGA CCTTTTCTGGAAATGGTCACAAAATCAGGAGCGTCCTATCAATGGTAGTCTTTTACAACTgattactaataataataaaacagaattaATTACAGCttga
- the LOC114879357 gene encoding dihydropteridine reductase isoform X3, whose translation MNFIVSNVFFFRFICKFNLIASWVGSIDMKANEQADINVIVKPENNWQEQEVDILQQVTNTLKGNKVDAIICVAGGWAGGNASHKDFVKNCELMWKQSVWSSVIASSIAAHHLKEGGFLSLTGAKAALAGTPGMIGYGMAKAAVHQLTKSLADKDSGLPKDSLVTAILPVTLDTPMNRKWMSNADTSSWTPLEFVADLFWKWSQNQERPINGSLLQLITNNNKTELITA comes from the exons ATGAACTTTATTGTTTCGAATGTTTTTTTCTTTAGGTTTAtctgcaaatttaatttaatagcAAGC TGGGTTGGTTCTATTGATATGAAGGCAAATGAGCAAGCTGATATAAATGTGATTGTAAAGCCTGAAAATAATTGGCAAGAGCAG GAAGTTGATATTCTGCAACAAGTTACTAATACTTTGAAAGGTAATAAAGTAGATGCGATAATTTGTGTAGCTGGTGGATGGGCTGGTGGAAATGCATCTCATAAAGATTTTGTAAAGAACTGTGAGCTCATGTGGAAACAGAGTGTATGGAGTTCAGTTATTGCTAGTAGTATTGCTGCACATCATTTAAAGGAGGGGGGATTCTTGTCACTGACTGGTGCCAAAGCAGCATTAGCAGGAACACCAG GAATGATTGGATATGGGATGGCCAAAGCTGCAGTTCACCAGCTAACTAAGTCTTTAGCAGATAAAGATAGTGGTCTTCCAAAGGATTCCTTAGTTACTGCAATTTTACCAGTTACTTTAGATACACCTATGAATAGAAAATGGATGTCCAATGCTGATACATCTAGTTGGACCCCACTTGAATTTGTTGCAGA CCTTTTCTGGAAATGGTCACAAAATCAGGAGCGTCCTATCAATGGTAGTCTTTTACAACTgattactaataataataaaacagaattaATTACAGCttga
- the LOC114879357 gene encoding dihydropteridine reductase isoform X1, which yields METIVGRVLVYGGKGALGSTCVSKFKSKNWWVGSIDMKANEQADINVIVKPENNWQEQEVDILQQVTNTLKGNKVDAIICVAGGWAGGNASHKDFVKNCELMWKQSVWSSVIASSIAAHHLKEGGFLSLTGAKAALAGTPGMIGYGMAKAAVHQLTKSLADKDSGLPKDSLVTAILPVTLDTPMNRKWMSNADTSSWTPLEFVADLFWKWSQNQERPINGSLLQLITNNNKTELITA from the exons ATGGAGACAATAGTAGGACGAGTTCTTGTATATGGTGGCAAGGGTGCTTTAGGATCAACAtgtgtttcaaaatttaaatcaaaaaATTGG TGGGTTGGTTCTATTGATATGAAGGCAAATGAGCAAGCTGATATAAATGTGATTGTAAAGCCTGAAAATAATTGGCAAGAGCAG GAAGTTGATATTCTGCAACAAGTTACTAATACTTTGAAAGGTAATAAAGTAGATGCGATAATTTGTGTAGCTGGTGGATGGGCTGGTGGAAATGCATCTCATAAAGATTTTGTAAAGAACTGTGAGCTCATGTGGAAACAGAGTGTATGGAGTTCAGTTATTGCTAGTAGTATTGCTGCACATCATTTAAAGGAGGGGGGATTCTTGTCACTGACTGGTGCCAAAGCAGCATTAGCAGGAACACCAG GAATGATTGGATATGGGATGGCCAAAGCTGCAGTTCACCAGCTAACTAAGTCTTTAGCAGATAAAGATAGTGGTCTTCCAAAGGATTCCTTAGTTACTGCAATTTTACCAGTTACTTTAGATACACCTATGAATAGAAAATGGATGTCCAATGCTGATACATCTAGTTGGACCCCACTTGAATTTGTTGCAGA CCTTTTCTGGAAATGGTCACAAAATCAGGAGCGTCCTATCAATGGTAGTCTTTTACAACTgattactaataataataaaacagaattaATTACAGCttga
- the LOC114879354 gene encoding E3 ubiquitin-protein ligase KCMF1 isoform X2 — MNRHEGVSCDSCLKGNFRGRRYKCLVCYDYDLCASCYEGGASTTRHHTDHPMQCILTRSDFELYYGGEGVSIEQPQSLTCPYCTRMGFTEATLQEHVAAEHSDITFDVVCPVCASIPGGDPNNVTDDFAGHLSLEHRSGPRDLISLLDEPPPNRYNSRRITHPSRAVGGPRTRSSSGGLSPSSRESIDPIAELLSQLSSVRRSGGGTGQGSSAPSQLQQLQMQLQLERQQVRAARQQLERLPRRQPQVLGSASCGGIISGSGHSTTMTSVVANSTSSNNNTTNVANPSGVSSTNSQSYMFLLPKCITSTLTDSQLQNIERESANRSLFTRELILGTLSQTLPELLQQQSVVQTPVSSATTATTSPETPNANTSTVSMKKLSLTQEAKRDQTMSKHVTQTSTQQSHTVQSTAGSGGTGPQSQGLPPNSNNLASQNTPMVQTLMHSVLPQPLVLQQSLPPPISRTIREPIVTPAPAYLRGGVGPVGVTGPSRRKPVRAVDGRNQSTEPPPPH; from the exons ATGAATCGACATGAAG GGGTAAGTTGTGACTCCTGCTTAAAGGGGAATTTTCGGGGTCGCAGATACAAGTGCCTAGTGTGCTACGATTATGATTTGTGTGCCAGCTGTTATGAAGGAGGTGCTAGTACTACACGCCACCACACTGATCACCCTATGCAGTGTATACTTACTAGATCTGACTTTG AATTATATTATGGCGGAGAGGGAGTGAGTATAGAGCAGCCACAATCCTTAACTTGTCCTTATTGTACAAGAATGGGTTTCACTGAGGCTACATTACAAGAACATGTTGCTGCAGAGCACTCAGATATTACTTTTGATGTT GTTTGTCCAGTATGTGCATCTATCCCAGGAGGAGATCCTAATAATGTGACTGATGATTTTGCGGGTCATTTGAGTTTAGAGCATCGTAGCGGACCAAGAGACCTGATCTCTCTTCTAGATGAACCACCTCCTAATAGATATAACAGTAGACGGATAACGCATCCATCTAGAGCTGTTGGTGGACCACGAACTCGcag TTCGTCCGGGGGATTGAGTCCGAGTAGTCGAGAAAGTATAGATCCAATTGCAGAGTTACTCTCTCAATTATCTAGTGTTCGTAGAAGTGGTGGAGGAACTGGTCAAGGTTCATCAGCACCCTCACAATTACAACAACTACAAATGCAGCTACAGTTGGAACGACAACAAGTTAGA GCTGCTAGGCAACAATTGGAGCGGTTACCGAGGAGGCAGCCTCAGGTACTTGGTTCTGCAAGCTGTGGAGGAATTATTAGCGGAAGTGGTCATTCTACTACTATGACCAGTGTCGTAGCGAATAGTACGAGTAGTAACAATAATACAACTAATGTGGCGAACCCGTCCGGCGTATCATCTACCAATTCACAGAGCTACATGTTTCTGTTGCCAAA ATGCATTACCAGTACTCTCACTGACTCACAGTTGCAAAATATTGAACGTGAAAGTGCAAATAGGAGCCTCTTTACACGCGAACTTATTCTTGGAACGCTTTCTCAAACATTGCCGGAGTTACTACAGCAACAATCTGTAGTACAAACACCAGTATCGAGTGCAACTACTGCCACAACCAGTCCTGAAACACCAAATGCTAATACTTCCACAGTTTCTATGAAAAAATTAAGTTTAACTCAAGAAGCAAAAAGGGATCAAACAATGAGTAAACACGTAACTCAAACGTCTACGCAACAATCGCATACTGTTCAGTCTACTGCTGGCAGTGGGGGAACCGGTCCTCAAAGTCAAGGATTGCCTCCAAATTCTAATAACCTTGCATCACAAAATACGCCAATGGTTCAAACACTGATGCACAGCGTGTTACCACAGCCATTG GTATTGCAGCAATCACTGCCTCCACCAATTAGCAGAACTATCAGAGAACCGATAGTAACCCCAGCACCAGCGTACCTTAGAGGTGGGGTCGGTCCAGTTGGCGTAACAGGTCCTTCGCGTAGGAAGCCGGTTAGGGCTGTAGATGGCAGAAACCAATCTACGGAACCTCCGCCCCCACACTAA
- the LOC114879354 gene encoding E3 ubiquitin-protein ligase KCMF1 isoform X4 has translation MNRHEGVSCDSCLKGNFRGRRYKCLVCYDYDLCASCYEGGASTTRHHTDHPMQCILTRSDFELYYGGEGVSIEQPQSLTCPYCTRMGFTEATLQEHVAAEHSDITFDVVCPVCASIPGGDPNNVTDDFAGHLSLEHRSGPRDLISLLDEPPPNRYNSRRITHPSRAVGGPRTRRSNMHFSSSGGLSPSSRESIDPIAELLSQLSSVRRSGGGTGQGSSAPSQLQQLQMQLQLERQQVRAARQQLERLPRRQPQVLGSASCGGIISGSGHSTTMTSVVANSTSSNNNTTNVANPSGVSSTNSQSYMFLLPKCITSTLTDSQLQNIERESANRSLFTRELILGTLSQTLPELLQQQSVVQTPVSSATTATTSPETPNANTSTVSMKKLSLTQEAKRDQTMSKHVTQTSTQQSHTVQSTAGSGGTGPQSQGLPPNSNNLASQNTPMVQTLMHSVLPQPLYL, from the exons ATGAATCGACATGAAG GGGTAAGTTGTGACTCCTGCTTAAAGGGGAATTTTCGGGGTCGCAGATACAAGTGCCTAGTGTGCTACGATTATGATTTGTGTGCCAGCTGTTATGAAGGAGGTGCTAGTACTACACGCCACCACACTGATCACCCTATGCAGTGTATACTTACTAGATCTGACTTTG AATTATATTATGGCGGAGAGGGAGTGAGTATAGAGCAGCCACAATCCTTAACTTGTCCTTATTGTACAAGAATGGGTTTCACTGAGGCTACATTACAAGAACATGTTGCTGCAGAGCACTCAGATATTACTTTTGATGTT GTTTGTCCAGTATGTGCATCTATCCCAGGAGGAGATCCTAATAATGTGACTGATGATTTTGCGGGTCATTTGAGTTTAGAGCATCGTAGCGGACCAAGAGACCTGATCTCTCTTCTAGATGAACCACCTCCTAATAGATATAACAGTAGACGGATAACGCATCCATCTAGAGCTGTTGGTGGACCACGAACTCGcag GTCCAATATGCATTTCAGTTCGTCCGGGGGATTGAGTCCGAGTAGTCGAGAAAGTATAGATCCAATTGCAGAGTTACTCTCTCAATTATCTAGTGTTCGTAGAAGTGGTGGAGGAACTGGTCAAGGTTCATCAGCACCCTCACAATTACAACAACTACAAATGCAGCTACAGTTGGAACGACAACAAGTTAGA GCTGCTAGGCAACAATTGGAGCGGTTACCGAGGAGGCAGCCTCAGGTACTTGGTTCTGCAAGCTGTGGAGGAATTATTAGCGGAAGTGGTCATTCTACTACTATGACCAGTGTCGTAGCGAATAGTACGAGTAGTAACAATAATACAACTAATGTGGCGAACCCGTCCGGCGTATCATCTACCAATTCACAGAGCTACATGTTTCTGTTGCCAAA ATGCATTACCAGTACTCTCACTGACTCACAGTTGCAAAATATTGAACGTGAAAGTGCAAATAGGAGCCTCTTTACACGCGAACTTATTCTTGGAACGCTTTCTCAAACATTGCCGGAGTTACTACAGCAACAATCTGTAGTACAAACACCAGTATCGAGTGCAACTACTGCCACAACCAGTCCTGAAACACCAAATGCTAATACTTCCACAGTTTCTATGAAAAAATTAAGTTTAACTCAAGAAGCAAAAAGGGATCAAACAATGAGTAAACACGTAACTCAAACGTCTACGCAACAATCGCATACTGTTCAGTCTACTGCTGGCAGTGGGGGAACCGGTCCTCAAAGTCAAGGATTGCCTCCAAATTCTAATAACCTTGCATCACAAAATACGCCAATGGTTCAAACACTGATGCACAGCGTGTTACCACAGCCATTG TATTTGTAA
- the LOC114879354 gene encoding E3 ubiquitin-protein ligase KCMF1 isoform X3 translates to MNRHEGVSCDSCLKGNFRGRRYKCLVCYDYDLCASCYEGGASTTRHHTDHPMQCILTRSDFELYYGGEGVSIEQPQSLTCPYCTRMGFTEATLQEHVAAEHSDITFDVVCPVCASIPGGDPNNVTDDFAGHLSLEHRSGPRDLISLLDEPPPNRYNSRRITHPSRAVGGPRTRSVRRSGGGTGQGSSAPSQLQQLQMQLQLERQQVRAARQQLERLPRRQPQVLGSASCGGIISGSGHSTTMTSVVANSTSSNNNTTNVANPSGVSSTNSQSYMFLLPKCITSTLTDSQLQNIERESANRSLFTRELILGTLSQTLPELLQQQSVVQTPVSSATTATTSPETPNANTSTVSMKKLSLTQEAKRDQTMSKHVTQTSTQQSHTVQSTAGSGGTGPQSQGLPPNSNNLASQNTPMVQTLMHSVLPQPLVLQQSLPPPISRTIREPIVTPAPAYLRGGVGPVGVTGPSRRKPVRAVDGRNQSTEPPPPH, encoded by the exons ATGAATCGACATGAAG GGGTAAGTTGTGACTCCTGCTTAAAGGGGAATTTTCGGGGTCGCAGATACAAGTGCCTAGTGTGCTACGATTATGATTTGTGTGCCAGCTGTTATGAAGGAGGTGCTAGTACTACACGCCACCACACTGATCACCCTATGCAGTGTATACTTACTAGATCTGACTTTG AATTATATTATGGCGGAGAGGGAGTGAGTATAGAGCAGCCACAATCCTTAACTTGTCCTTATTGTACAAGAATGGGTTTCACTGAGGCTACATTACAAGAACATGTTGCTGCAGAGCACTCAGATATTACTTTTGATGTT GTTTGTCCAGTATGTGCATCTATCCCAGGAGGAGATCCTAATAATGTGACTGATGATTTTGCGGGTCATTTGAGTTTAGAGCATCGTAGCGGACCAAGAGACCTGATCTCTCTTCTAGATGAACCACCTCCTAATAGATATAACAGTAGACGGATAACGCATCCATCTAGAGCTGTTGGTGGACCACGAACTCGcag TGTTCGTAGAAGTGGTGGAGGAACTGGTCAAGGTTCATCAGCACCCTCACAATTACAACAACTACAAATGCAGCTACAGTTGGAACGACAACAAGTTAGA GCTGCTAGGCAACAATTGGAGCGGTTACCGAGGAGGCAGCCTCAGGTACTTGGTTCTGCAAGCTGTGGAGGAATTATTAGCGGAAGTGGTCATTCTACTACTATGACCAGTGTCGTAGCGAATAGTACGAGTAGTAACAATAATACAACTAATGTGGCGAACCCGTCCGGCGTATCATCTACCAATTCACAGAGCTACATGTTTCTGTTGCCAAA ATGCATTACCAGTACTCTCACTGACTCACAGTTGCAAAATATTGAACGTGAAAGTGCAAATAGGAGCCTCTTTACACGCGAACTTATTCTTGGAACGCTTTCTCAAACATTGCCGGAGTTACTACAGCAACAATCTGTAGTACAAACACCAGTATCGAGTGCAACTACTGCCACAACCAGTCCTGAAACACCAAATGCTAATACTTCCACAGTTTCTATGAAAAAATTAAGTTTAACTCAAGAAGCAAAAAGGGATCAAACAATGAGTAAACACGTAACTCAAACGTCTACGCAACAATCGCATACTGTTCAGTCTACTGCTGGCAGTGGGGGAACCGGTCCTCAAAGTCAAGGATTGCCTCCAAATTCTAATAACCTTGCATCACAAAATACGCCAATGGTTCAAACACTGATGCACAGCGTGTTACCACAGCCATTG GTATTGCAGCAATCACTGCCTCCACCAATTAGCAGAACTATCAGAGAACCGATAGTAACCCCAGCACCAGCGTACCTTAGAGGTGGGGTCGGTCCAGTTGGCGTAACAGGTCCTTCGCGTAGGAAGCCGGTTAGGGCTGTAGATGGCAGAAACCAATCTACGGAACCTCCGCCCCCACACTAA
- the LOC114879354 gene encoding E3 ubiquitin-protein ligase KCMF1 isoform X1, giving the protein MNRHEGVSCDSCLKGNFRGRRYKCLVCYDYDLCASCYEGGASTTRHHTDHPMQCILTRSDFELYYGGEGVSIEQPQSLTCPYCTRMGFTEATLQEHVAAEHSDITFDVVCPVCASIPGGDPNNVTDDFAGHLSLEHRSGPRDLISLLDEPPPNRYNSRRITHPSRAVGGPRTRRSNMHFSSSGGLSPSSRESIDPIAELLSQLSSVRRSGGGTGQGSSAPSQLQQLQMQLQLERQQVRAARQQLERLPRRQPQVLGSASCGGIISGSGHSTTMTSVVANSTSSNNNTTNVANPSGVSSTNSQSYMFLLPKCITSTLTDSQLQNIERESANRSLFTRELILGTLSQTLPELLQQQSVVQTPVSSATTATTSPETPNANTSTVSMKKLSLTQEAKRDQTMSKHVTQTSTQQSHTVQSTAGSGGTGPQSQGLPPNSNNLASQNTPMVQTLMHSVLPQPLVLQQSLPPPISRTIREPIVTPAPAYLRGGVGPVGVTGPSRRKPVRAVDGRNQSTEPPPPH; this is encoded by the exons ATGAATCGACATGAAG GGGTAAGTTGTGACTCCTGCTTAAAGGGGAATTTTCGGGGTCGCAGATACAAGTGCCTAGTGTGCTACGATTATGATTTGTGTGCCAGCTGTTATGAAGGAGGTGCTAGTACTACACGCCACCACACTGATCACCCTATGCAGTGTATACTTACTAGATCTGACTTTG AATTATATTATGGCGGAGAGGGAGTGAGTATAGAGCAGCCACAATCCTTAACTTGTCCTTATTGTACAAGAATGGGTTTCACTGAGGCTACATTACAAGAACATGTTGCTGCAGAGCACTCAGATATTACTTTTGATGTT GTTTGTCCAGTATGTGCATCTATCCCAGGAGGAGATCCTAATAATGTGACTGATGATTTTGCGGGTCATTTGAGTTTAGAGCATCGTAGCGGACCAAGAGACCTGATCTCTCTTCTAGATGAACCACCTCCTAATAGATATAACAGTAGACGGATAACGCATCCATCTAGAGCTGTTGGTGGACCACGAACTCGcag GTCCAATATGCATTTCAGTTCGTCCGGGGGATTGAGTCCGAGTAGTCGAGAAAGTATAGATCCAATTGCAGAGTTACTCTCTCAATTATCTAGTGTTCGTAGAAGTGGTGGAGGAACTGGTCAAGGTTCATCAGCACCCTCACAATTACAACAACTACAAATGCAGCTACAGTTGGAACGACAACAAGTTAGA GCTGCTAGGCAACAATTGGAGCGGTTACCGAGGAGGCAGCCTCAGGTACTTGGTTCTGCAAGCTGTGGAGGAATTATTAGCGGAAGTGGTCATTCTACTACTATGACCAGTGTCGTAGCGAATAGTACGAGTAGTAACAATAATACAACTAATGTGGCGAACCCGTCCGGCGTATCATCTACCAATTCACAGAGCTACATGTTTCTGTTGCCAAA ATGCATTACCAGTACTCTCACTGACTCACAGTTGCAAAATATTGAACGTGAAAGTGCAAATAGGAGCCTCTTTACACGCGAACTTATTCTTGGAACGCTTTCTCAAACATTGCCGGAGTTACTACAGCAACAATCTGTAGTACAAACACCAGTATCGAGTGCAACTACTGCCACAACCAGTCCTGAAACACCAAATGCTAATACTTCCACAGTTTCTATGAAAAAATTAAGTTTAACTCAAGAAGCAAAAAGGGATCAAACAATGAGTAAACACGTAACTCAAACGTCTACGCAACAATCGCATACTGTTCAGTCTACTGCTGGCAGTGGGGGAACCGGTCCTCAAAGTCAAGGATTGCCTCCAAATTCTAATAACCTTGCATCACAAAATACGCCAATGGTTCAAACACTGATGCACAGCGTGTTACCACAGCCATTG GTATTGCAGCAATCACTGCCTCCACCAATTAGCAGAACTATCAGAGAACCGATAGTAACCCCAGCACCAGCGTACCTTAGAGGTGGGGTCGGTCCAGTTGGCGTAACAGGTCCTTCGCGTAGGAAGCCGGTTAGGGCTGTAGATGGCAGAAACCAATCTACGGAACCTCCGCCCCCACACTAA